The DNA segment ACAAACATCCAGCGTCTCAAACATCCAGCGACCCGAGCCGAAAACGAAAAAGACGTGCGGCAGAACATGGTCCGCCGTCCGGCGACGGCAGCGACATTGAAAGGGAGGCCGCGGCGTTGACCGGGCCATTCGATCCTCAGCCGCGCACTCACGTGCGCGGCTGTAGATTCGGTCCGTTCGCTAACGAGCGTCTTTGGTGATGCCCGGCCAATCATCGGTGCGGAACGGAGTCAAAGGAAGATCGTCTTTGTTATACAAGTTGACGACCGGGTTTTCGGCCCATGCGTAGCGCACGGCAACCGGTTCCGCAACTTCACCGCTGGAAACGGCGATCCGTCCGTCTGGCAAAATCTCGGCGTCGGCCCAGACAAATTTGCGGTCTTCACCCGCGATTGAAAAACCTCGCAGTTCGTTAACATCAAACGGACGCCAGCCAGCTCCAACCTTATCAAAGGTCAGCACGATCTGATTGCCTTCTTTTTCCATCGATGCATATCGAGGGCTTTGGTAATCCATGTCCAAACCATACTCGTTGGCCAATGCCCAACGTGCCAAGCGGCCTCCGACAATCTGCTTGTTCCGCGGATGGATGTCCTTCGCTTCACCTTTATCAATGATCACGGCTTCACCGGTGTTCGGCAATTTGTCCATGGTCATCGTTTGGGCTTCACGAAGTTCCGCCCAACTGCTGTCGCCAGGTTCGGCGACTTCAGGACGGAAATCGGCTAGCTGAACCCAGTAGAAAGGAAAATCGCCCTGTCCCCAATCGGACCGCCACTGCGAAATCATCAGAGGGAAAAGGTCACGGTACTGATAGGCACGGCCAGCATTCGATTCGCCTTGATACCAGATTGCCCCACGGATTCCGTATCCGATGTGAGACTTCAGCACTCCGTTATAGATATTGCCTGGGTTCTGATTGCCCGGCAGAGCCCGTTTTAGATTGGTCAGGTGCTTCTCTTCGGCGTCGCTGCGATCGGTTTTCGCTTGCAGCGTCTTCGCCTGTTCTTCCATCGACTCCCAACGCTTTAGCATCGGGCCGTACATTTCAGGATTCTTGGCCAGGGTTTCGCGAGGCACCCAAGCTTCCGCAGCCGATCCGCCCCAGGCGTTGTTAACCAAGCCAATGGGAATTCCCAGCGTCTGATACAACTGACGCCCGAAGAAATAGCCAACAGCGGAGAAACTGCCGACGGTATCGGGTGAGCAAACCATCCAGTGATGAGCATCATGAGACCAAACAGCCTCTTGAGTCCCAACGCGTGGATAATTGATCATGCGAATCTGCGGGTAATTGG comes from the Roseimaritima multifibrata genome and includes:
- a CDS encoding sialate O-acetylesterase, with product MPKVLRFSASLLLAAAAACSVVSDAVADVRLPNIFSDHMVLQRDQPNRVWGRADSGEQVTVKIGGQSHAATADAEGNWQVTLDPMKVGEPLELAVQGKNTVTVKDILVGEVWICSGQSNMQWNVGNSNDFDLEKAAANYPQIRMINYPRVGTQEAVWSHDAHHWMVCSPDTVGSFSAVGYFFGRQLYQTLGIPIGLVNNAWGGSAAEAWVPRETLAKNPEMYGPMLKRWESMEEQAKTLQAKTDRSDAEEKHLTNLKRALPGNQNPGNIYNGVLKSHIGYGIRGAIWYQGESNAGRAYQYRDLFPLMISQWRSDWGQGDFPFYWVQLADFRPEVAEPGDSSWAELREAQTMTMDKLPNTGEAVIIDKGEAKDIHPRNKQIVGGRLARWALANEYGLDMDYQSPRYASMEKEGNQIVLTFDKVGAGWRPFDVNELRGFSIAGEDRKFVWADAEILPDGRIAVSSGEVAEPVAVRYAWAENPVVNLYNKDDLPLTPFRTDDWPGITKDAR